The DNA segment GTATGGATCCGGCCGAATCGACTGAAAACGACTCTGCGGGAGCTTTGCTCGCGGTTCGGCGAGGCGGGGGTCGAATTCGATCTCTGGCTGGAGCGGGATATGCTGCGGCTGAGGGGCGGGGTGAGCGTGCCTGAGCTGCCGGGGTACGATGAGGGGCTGTTCTCGGTGCAGGACCCGACGGCGGCGAAGGTGGGAGAGATCGTCGGGCCCAAGGCGGGCGAGGTGGTGCTGGACATGTGTGCGGCGCCGGGGGGCAAGACGACGCATATGGCGGAGCTGATGGGCGATGAGGGGCTTGTTATCGCAAGCGATGTGGATACGGAACGGCTGGGGATGGTGGTCGAGAACTGCCAAAGGCTGGGTATCAGTGCTGTTAAAGCGGTAGATATCCACAAAATGGGCGAGGCGGTCGAAAAAGCGGGCGGTGCGGATCGGGTTCTGGTGGATGTGCCGTGTTCTAACACGGGCGTAATGGCCAGACGGTGCGAGGTGCGGCTGAGGATAAACCACGAGAAAGCAGCGAGCCTGGCGGGCGTGCAGTACGGCATTCTGACAGAGGCGAGCAAATACGTAAAGCAAGGCGGCGCAATATGTTACAGCACGTGCAGCATCATGGACGAGGAGAACTGCGCGATCGTTCGGCGGTTCTTAGAAGAGCATGAAGGCTGGTCGATCGAGTCCGAAGAACTTACCCTTCCCGGGGTAGGGATTTGCGGTGAGGACGTATCGGGGGATCATGACGGCGGGTATGCGTGCCTGCTCCGGCGATATCAGTGCTGATATGGGGAATTTTATTTACCACGCAATGT comes from the Anaerohalosphaera lusitana genome and includes:
- a CDS encoding transcription antitermination factor NusB translates to MGDSGKVSARAVALLVLGKFDPAAGDASEVLYRYIGRTEGRGQATDIVFGVIRHRKTIDHLLALIGNVQAKRVQKRLMNVLRIGVYELVFAAETAEYAIVNEAVELARTRGGRRQAGFVNAVLRNVGRAIAERKCGADEADKLDFVPVSARWGCRFKRDVLPDEAEGAGRYLGLKYSLPGWLAGKWAEQFGRETAERICLGSNRKPGVWIRPNRLKTTLRELCSRFGEAGVEFDLWLERDMLRLRGGVSVPELPGYDEGLFSVQDPTAAKVGEIVGPKAGEVVLDMCAAPGGKTTHMAELMGDEGLVIASDVDTERLGMVVENCQRLGISAVKAVDIHKMGEAVEKAGGADRVLVDVPCSNTGVMARRCEVRLRINHEKAASLAGVQYGILTEASKYVKQGGAICYSTCSIMDEENCAIVRRFLEEHEGWSIESEELTLPGVGICGEDVSGDHDGGYACLLRRYQC